From Pseudomonas sp. StFLB209, a single genomic window includes:
- the exaC gene encoding acetaldehyde dehydrogenase ExaC, with amino-acid sequence MRYAHPGTEGAIVSYKERYGNYIGGEFVAPVKGQYFTTTSPVNGQPIAEFPRSTAEDVDKALDAAHAASEAWGKTSAQARALVLLKIADRIEANLETLALTETWDNGKAIRETLNADIPLAADHFRYFAGALRAQEGSAAEIDAGTVAYHIHEPLGVVGQIIPWNFPILMAAWKLAPALAAGNAVVLKPAEQTPLGITVLVELIGDLLPPGVLNIVQGFGREAGEALASSKRIAKIAFTGSTPVGSHIMKLAAENIIPSTVELGGKSPNIFFEDIMNAEPQFIEKAAEGLVLAFFNQGEVCTCPSRALIQESIYPQFIDAVLKKIKQIKRGDPLDTETMVGAQASQQQFDKILSYLDIAQEEGAELLTGGKVEALQGDLASGYYIQPTLLKGTNKMRVFQEEIFGPVVSITTFKDEAEALAIANDTEFGLGAGVWTRDINRAWRMGRGIKAGRVWTNCYHLYPAHAAFGGYKKSGVGRETHKMMLDHYQQTKNLLVSYDINPLGFF; translated from the coding sequence ATGCGTTACGCTCATCCCGGTACCGAAGGCGCCATCGTCAGCTACAAGGAGCGCTATGGTAACTACATCGGCGGCGAGTTCGTCGCCCCGGTCAAGGGTCAGTACTTCACCACCACTTCGCCGGTCAATGGCCAGCCAATTGCCGAATTTCCCCGCTCCACGGCCGAAGATGTCGACAAGGCCCTGGACGCCGCCCATGCCGCCAGCGAAGCCTGGGGCAAGACCAGCGCCCAGGCCCGCGCCCTGGTGCTGCTGAAGATCGCCGACCGGATCGAAGCCAACCTGGAAACCTTGGCCCTCACCGAGACCTGGGACAACGGCAAGGCCATCCGCGAAACCCTCAACGCCGACATTCCGCTGGCTGCCGATCATTTCCGCTACTTCGCCGGCGCGCTGCGCGCTCAGGAAGGCAGCGCTGCCGAGATCGACGCCGGAACCGTGGCCTATCACATCCACGAGCCGCTGGGCGTGGTCGGACAGATCATCCCGTGGAATTTCCCGATCCTCATGGCTGCCTGGAAACTCGCGCCGGCGCTGGCCGCCGGTAATGCCGTGGTGCTCAAGCCCGCCGAACAGACCCCGCTGGGCATTACGGTGCTGGTCGAGCTGATTGGCGACTTGCTGCCGCCGGGCGTACTCAACATCGTCCAGGGCTTTGGCCGCGAAGCCGGTGAAGCGCTGGCCAGCAGCAAGCGCATCGCCAAGATTGCCTTTACCGGTTCGACCCCGGTGGGCTCACACATCATGAAACTGGCCGCCGAGAACATCATCCCGTCGACCGTGGAGCTGGGCGGCAAATCGCCGAACATCTTCTTCGAAGACATCATGAATGCCGAACCGCAATTCATCGAGAAGGCCGCCGAAGGCCTGGTGCTGGCGTTCTTCAACCAGGGCGAAGTCTGCACCTGCCCGTCCCGCGCCCTGATTCAGGAGTCGATCTACCCGCAGTTCATCGACGCTGTGTTGAAGAAGATCAAGCAGATCAAGCGCGGCGACCCGCTGGACACCGAGACCATGGTTGGCGCCCAGGCCTCGCAGCAGCAGTTCGACAAGATCCTCTCCTACCTCGACATCGCTCAGGAAGAAGGCGCCGAGCTGCTGACCGGCGGCAAGGTCGAAGCCCTGCAAGGCGATCTGGCCAGCGGCTATTACATTCAGCCGACCCTGCTCAAAGGCACCAATAAAATGCGCGTGTTCCAGGAAGAGATCTTCGGCCCGGTGGTCAGCATCACCACCTTCAAGGACGAAGCCGAAGCGCTGGCGATTGCCAACGACACCGAATTCGGCCTCGGCGCCGGGGTCTGGACCCGCGACATCAACCGTGCCTGGCGCATGGGCCGCGGTATCAAGGCCGGTCGGGTCTGGACCAACTGCTACCACCTTTACCCGGCGCACGCCGCGTTCGGCGGTTATAAAAAGTCCGGTGTAGGCCGGGAAACCCACAAGATGATGCTCGACCACTATCAGCAGACCAAAAACCTGCTGGTCAGTTATGACATCAATCCGCTAGGGTTCTTCTGA
- a CDS encoding GNAT family N-acetyltransferase has translation MQIIKATLEHLDLLTPLFVKYREFYGELPFPDSSRDFLEKRLSRDESVIFLAVAKDDERKILGFCQLYPSFSSLSLKRVWILNDIYVAEDARRQLVADHLMKHAKKMAKETQAVRMRVSTSIDNEVAHRVYESIGFKEDTQFKNYVLPISDS, from the coding sequence ATGCAGATCATCAAAGCCACGCTGGAACATCTGGACCTGCTGACGCCGCTGTTCGTGAAATATCGCGAATTTTACGGCGAGCTGCCCTTCCCGGACTCTTCCCGGGACTTTCTTGAAAAACGCCTGAGCCGTGATGAGTCAGTCATCTTTCTTGCCGTAGCCAAAGACGACGAACGAAAGATTCTTGGTTTCTGCCAGCTTTACCCCAGTTTTTCTTCCCTGTCGCTCAAGCGCGTGTGGATCCTCAATGACATCTATGTCGCAGAAGATGCACGCCGCCAGTTGGTCGCCGACCATCTGATGAAACACGCCAAGAAGATGGCCAAGGAGACTCAGGCCGTGCGTATGCGGGTCTCGACCAGTATCGATAACGAGGTTGCCCATCGGGTCTATGAGTCGATCGGCTTCAAGGAAGACACCCAGTTCAAGAACTACGTTCTGCCCATCAGCGACAGCTGA
- a CDS encoding TonB-dependent receptor: MTHSSTPRAALRNTLAVSLLTLALAGQPMRAQADEAVAHYNIQAASLSQALTAFSSQAKISVQFAPALAQGLSSPGLQGDYNTEQGLAALLAGSGLGAVRLGDRVYGLVRISADAGSVTLPDVAITGNRFSADGSQAAGYVSENVSTVGALGGMKLQDTPYSMSVTSQALLKNLQATSTDDVFKRNPFAQLYSPKSAGYASAITIRGFGGSSSLNIANDGLRFSTLADVGNFIEDTEQLEVVTGLTGFLYGPASPGGLANYVLKRPTYERYNSVTLGNAGGENYYLHGDFGGPLDTEGKFAYRLNVLTQDGETAIDLQKRRRQMVSLALDWNVSDDLLVQLDASHKKSQTRGLTSYWYFANEAYRPGATSLDTDKLYSQKWAFTDNETDKLGVRAKWRLNDTFSVRAAVAAQQYTQEYTYTGPQVDAPGMYTQPLYAFAPLETQEYSGYLFLDSQFATGPLDHKLTLGYQGNSARTLMYTDHTPPQQQRSVTGPAISLNELPQVSKPGYYIGHGSQHTSSTSDTHNLLIGDIITFNEQWSTILGATHTQINTYTNNFATSANPTKTEYDKSLTSPSVSLIYKPAPWLTTYATYIEGLQSGGIAPSNALNAGTALAPQISEQFEVGAKASFGDTLVTLALFNIEKPNAYRNAARLFVQDGLQENNGLEFGVTGKLSPQLTIVSGFTLLDAEVKKGATAANNGNSPINVAKQLAKIYAEYDIASVPGFAVTGGAFYTGKQYADEANNYTLPSFTTFDAGARYRLPLGDNTLTLRANLSNLTDKKYWLNTSYLGDPRTLAFSAQLEF, translated from the coding sequence ATGACCCACTCCAGTACTCCGCGAGCAGCCCTGCGCAACACGCTTGCTGTGTCATTGCTGACACTTGCCCTGGCTGGCCAGCCAATGCGCGCGCAGGCAGACGAGGCCGTTGCTCACTACAACATCCAGGCCGCCAGCCTGAGCCAGGCGCTGACCGCCTTCAGTTCGCAGGCGAAAATCTCCGTGCAGTTCGCTCCGGCACTGGCCCAAGGGTTGAGCTCCCCCGGATTGCAAGGCGACTACAACACTGAGCAAGGCCTGGCTGCGCTGCTGGCGGGTTCTGGTCTTGGCGCGGTGCGCTTGGGAGACCGGGTGTATGGGCTGGTCAGAATCAGTGCCGATGCAGGCTCAGTGACGCTGCCGGATGTGGCTATCACCGGCAACCGCTTCTCTGCCGATGGCTCGCAAGCCGCAGGTTATGTGAGCGAAAACGTCAGCACTGTCGGTGCGCTGGGCGGCATGAAGCTGCAGGACACGCCCTACTCCATGAGCGTGACGTCCCAGGCACTGCTCAAGAACCTGCAGGCCACCTCGACAGACGATGTGTTCAAACGCAATCCCTTCGCCCAGCTGTACTCGCCCAAGTCAGCAGGCTACGCCAGTGCCATTACCATTCGTGGTTTCGGCGGCTCTTCGAGCCTGAACATCGCCAACGACGGTCTGCGCTTCAGCACCCTGGCCGATGTCGGCAATTTCATCGAAGACACCGAGCAACTGGAAGTGGTAACGGGGCTTACCGGCTTCCTGTATGGCCCCGCATCGCCCGGCGGGCTGGCCAACTATGTGCTCAAGCGGCCGACCTATGAGCGTTACAACAGCGTCACGCTCGGCAACGCAGGTGGCGAGAATTACTACCTGCACGGCGACTTCGGCGGCCCGCTCGACACTGAGGGCAAGTTTGCCTACCGCCTCAACGTGCTGACCCAGGATGGCGAAACCGCAATTGACCTGCAGAAGCGTCGCCGGCAGATGGTCAGTCTGGCACTGGACTGGAATGTCAGCGACGACCTGCTGGTGCAGCTCGACGCCTCGCACAAGAAAAGCCAGACCCGCGGCCTGACTAGCTATTGGTATTTCGCCAACGAAGCCTACCGCCCCGGCGCAACGTCACTGGACACCGACAAGCTGTATAGCCAGAAGTGGGCGTTCACTGACAACGAAACCGACAAACTGGGCGTGCGGGCCAAATGGCGCCTGAATGACACCTTCAGCGTGCGGGCCGCCGTGGCTGCGCAGCAGTACACTCAGGAGTACACCTACACCGGCCCGCAAGTCGATGCACCCGGCATGTACACCCAGCCACTGTATGCCTTTGCGCCCCTGGAAACCCAGGAGTACTCAGGCTATCTGTTCCTCGACTCGCAGTTCGCCACCGGCCCGCTCGATCACAAGCTGACGCTGGGCTATCAGGGCAATAGCGCACGCACGCTGATGTACACCGATCATACCCCGCCCCAGCAACAGCGCTCGGTGACCGGCCCGGCCATATCGCTCAATGAGTTACCGCAGGTCAGCAAGCCTGGTTACTACATCGGCCACGGCAGCCAGCACACCTCCAGCACCAGCGACACCCACAACCTGTTGATCGGCGACATCATCACTTTCAACGAACAGTGGTCGACCATCCTTGGCGCCACCCACACGCAGATCAACACCTACACCAACAACTTCGCCACCTCCGCGAACCCCACCAAAACCGAATATGACAAGAGCCTGACCTCACCGAGCGTATCGCTGATCTACAAGCCAGCGCCCTGGCTGACAACTTATGCCACCTACATCGAAGGCCTGCAAAGTGGCGGCATCGCACCGTCCAACGCACTCAATGCCGGCACCGCACTGGCGCCGCAGATCAGCGAACAGTTCGAGGTCGGAGCCAAGGCCAGCTTCGGTGACACGCTGGTGACGCTGGCGCTGTTCAACATTGAAAAGCCCAACGCTTACCGGAACGCGGCACGCCTTTTCGTGCAGGATGGCCTGCAGGAAAACAATGGCCTGGAATTCGGAGTAACCGGCAAGCTCAGCCCGCAACTGACGATTGTCAGCGGCTTTACCCTGCTCGATGCAGAAGTGAAAAAGGGCGCGACGGCGGCGAACAATGGCAACTCGCCGATCAACGTCGCCAAACAGTTGGCCAAGATCTACGCCGAATATGACATTGCCTCCGTGCCAGGCTTTGCTGTGACCGGCGGCGCCTTCTATACCGGCAAGCAGTATGCCGACGAAGCCAACAACTACACCCTGCCGTCCTTCACCACCTTCGATGCCGGTGCCCGTTACCGCCTGCCGCTGGGCGATAACACGCTGACCCTGCGAGCCAACCTGAGCAACCTGACCGACAAGAAGTACTGGCTCAACACCAGCTATCTGGGCGACCCGCGTACCCTCGCCTTCTCTGCGCAACTGGAGTTCTGA
- a CDS encoding DedA family protein produces the protein MDFNPLDLILHLDAYLELLVANYGPWIYAILFLVIFCETGLVIFPFLPGDSLLFIAGAVAAGGGMDPVLLGGLLMLAAIMGDSTNYVIGRTMGEKLFTNPNSKIFRQDYLAKTHLFYERHGGKTVTMARFLPIFRTFAPFVAGVAHMPYLRFFGFSVLGSIIWVGSLVTLGYYFGNVPFIKKHLTLGVLVIILLSLLPMIIGLLRTRFSRSADAR, from the coding sequence ATGGATTTCAACCCGTTAGACCTTATTCTGCACCTCGATGCTTACCTTGAGTTACTGGTGGCCAACTATGGTCCCTGGATCTACGCGATTCTGTTCCTGGTGATTTTCTGCGAGACAGGGCTGGTGATTTTCCCGTTCCTGCCCGGCGATTCGCTGCTGTTCATCGCCGGCGCCGTGGCCGCTGGCGGCGGTATGGACCCGGTGCTACTGGGCGGTCTGCTGATGCTGGCGGCGATCATGGGCGACAGCACCAACTACGTCATAGGCCGAACCATGGGGGAAAAACTGTTCACCAACCCCAATTCGAAGATCTTCCGTCAGGACTATCTGGCCAAAACCCACCTGTTCTATGAGCGGCATGGCGGCAAGACCGTGACCATGGCGCGCTTCCTGCCGATCTTTCGCACTTTTGCTCCGTTCGTCGCCGGCGTGGCGCACATGCCTTATCTGCGCTTCTTCGGTTTCAGCGTACTGGGTTCGATTATCTGGGTCGGCAGCCTGGTCACTCTGGGCTATTACTTCGGCAATGTGCCGTTCATCAAGAAACACCTGACGCTGGGCGTGCTGGTCATCATCCTGCTGTCGCTGCTGCCGATGATCATTGGCCTGTTGCGCACCCGCTTCAGCCGCTCGGCGGACGCCCGCTGA
- a CDS encoding RNA-guided endonuclease InsQ/TnpB family protein → MKATKTLKIRVRDKHAAQLREASRAVNFVWNYVNELSRRSIRERGRFLSAFDIHKYTNGAGKDLGLHSQSVQAIADEYVTRRKQFKKRQLRWRCSGGARRSLGWLPFKVGAAVWKNGQVVFNKQPFKVWDSYGLAGFKFRSGSFNEDSRGRWYFNVVVEVDRQLSPGQDAVGIDLGLKTTATCSDGDRLESGRFYRDLERALGTAQRAGKKARVRAIHAKIANRRKDALHKFSNALVARCGVIVVGDVNSLKLAKTRMAKSVLDAGWGQLKTMLEYKCDHAGTVFKVVSERNTTQTCSSCKQLPDSRPRGIAGLGIREWTCCGCGATHDRDVNAAKNILALGHERPIVGIPAL, encoded by the coding sequence ATGAAAGCGACCAAAACCCTCAAGATTCGAGTGCGAGACAAGCACGCAGCGCAGCTGCGTGAAGCTTCTCGTGCTGTGAATTTTGTGTGGAACTACGTAAACGAGTTGAGCCGTCGCTCGATTCGTGAGCGTGGTCGTTTTCTGTCGGCGTTCGACATTCACAAGTACACCAACGGGGCCGGCAAAGACCTGGGACTGCACAGCCAATCGGTGCAGGCTATTGCCGACGAATATGTCACACGGCGCAAGCAGTTCAAAAAGCGCCAGCTCCGCTGGCGCTGCTCGGGCGGCGCTCGGCGCAGTCTGGGTTGGCTGCCCTTCAAGGTCGGCGCTGCTGTCTGGAAAAACGGCCAGGTCGTCTTCAACAAACAGCCCTTCAAGGTCTGGGACAGCTACGGCCTGGCGGGCTTTAAATTCAGATCCGGTAGCTTCAACGAGGACAGCCGAGGACGCTGGTATTTCAACGTCGTGGTCGAGGTCGACCGCCAGTTATCGCCAGGCCAGGATGCAGTGGGGATCGACCTCGGACTGAAAACCACGGCCACCTGCAGCGACGGTGATCGCCTTGAAAGCGGTAGGTTCTACCGGGATCTGGAAAGAGCCCTGGGCACGGCCCAGCGGGCCGGCAAGAAGGCCCGTGTGCGGGCGATTCACGCCAAGATTGCGAACCGCCGCAAGGATGCCCTGCATAAGTTCAGCAACGCGCTGGTAGCGCGTTGTGGCGTCATTGTGGTGGGCGATGTGAACTCACTGAAACTCGCGAAAACCAGGATGGCCAAGTCGGTGCTGGACGCCGGCTGGGGTCAATTGAAAACCATGCTGGAATACAAATGCGATCACGCAGGCACGGTTTTCAAGGTTGTTAGCGAGAGAAACACCACCCAAACCTGTTCGAGCTGCAAGCAATTGCCGGACTCGAGGCCGAGAGGTATCGCAGGGCTTGGAATAAGGGAATGGACTTGTTGTGGGTGTGGTGCCACCCACGACCGCGACGTCAACGCCGCCAAGAACATTCTCGCGCTCGGGCATGAGCGTCCAATTGTGGGAATCCCCGCCCTTTAG
- a CDS encoding FecR domain-containing protein, protein MAASAPISPDVARQAARWLVLMHEQPLSAAQQQACMRWRTSDPEHERAWQRVQHVQQQLGGLPPDIAMGTLNRERRKALKALLVFAAIAPASYFGYRFGSGQGWMADYRTATGERRQLTLADGSVVDLNTDSAIDVNFDAGQRLIRLVRGEILISTGIDVAGRPLRVACAEGVMEPLGTRFSVHQLSGVTRLAVLQGRVKASPVQGPSQVVQAGEQVSFSASAFGPVSPASELATRWTQGQLVAENLPLRDFLQELSRYRAGRLYCDDSVADLRISGGFQLDNIDAILAALPTTLPVAVNYRTRYWVSVSKA, encoded by the coding sequence ATGGCCGCATCAGCCCCGATCAGCCCAGATGTCGCACGCCAGGCCGCGCGCTGGCTGGTGCTCATGCACGAGCAGCCGCTCAGTGCCGCGCAGCAGCAAGCCTGTATGCGCTGGCGCACCAGTGACCCTGAGCATGAACGCGCCTGGCAACGCGTGCAGCATGTGCAACAACAGCTCGGCGGCCTGCCACCCGACATTGCCATGGGCACGCTCAACCGTGAACGACGCAAGGCTTTGAAGGCGCTGTTGGTGTTTGCCGCCATTGCACCGGCAAGTTACTTCGGTTATCGCTTTGGCAGCGGGCAAGGCTGGATGGCCGACTACCGGACGGCCACAGGCGAGCGGCGACAGCTGACACTTGCCGATGGCAGTGTGGTCGACCTGAATACTGACAGTGCCATCGACGTAAACTTCGATGCCGGGCAACGGCTGATCCGCCTGGTGCGCGGCGAGATCCTGATCAGTACCGGCATTGACGTTGCCGGGCGGCCCCTGCGCGTGGCCTGCGCTGAGGGAGTCATGGAACCGCTGGGTACCCGGTTCAGTGTCCACCAGCTCAGTGGCGTCACCCGGCTCGCAGTGCTGCAAGGCCGGGTCAAGGCCAGCCCGGTGCAGGGGCCATCGCAGGTGGTGCAAGCAGGAGAGCAAGTGTCTTTCAGCGCCAGCGCCTTCGGCCCTGTAAGCCCGGCCAGCGAACTGGCTACCCGCTGGACACAAGGCCAACTGGTGGCCGAGAACTTGCCGCTGCGCGACTTCCTTCAAGAGCTGAGCCGTTATCGTGCCGGTCGGCTGTACTGTGACGATAGCGTGGCGGACTTGCGTATCAGTGGCGGCTTTCAGCTCGACAATATCGACGCCATTCTTGCCGCACTGCCGACCACGCTCCCGGTCGCCGTGAACTACCGAACCCGTTATTGGGTGAGCGTCAGCAAAGCATGA
- a CDS encoding sigma-70 family RNA polymerase sigma factor has translation MSADRIGLLYAQHHSWLTGWLYRRLGCNSQAADLAQDTFLRILTSQHTTGENLTLDRPRAYLATVGRRLVCDYFRRQSLERAYLDMLAAMPEAFALSPQEQWQMRETLLQLDALLDGMKPVVRAVFLLAQIDGLTYVQIARQLGIGERTVKRHMASAFEACILCDIGL, from the coding sequence GTGAGCGCGGATCGTATAGGGCTTCTGTATGCGCAGCACCATAGCTGGCTGACCGGTTGGCTTTATCGCCGATTAGGCTGCAACAGCCAGGCGGCCGACCTTGCTCAGGATACGTTCCTGCGTATTCTCACCTCCCAGCACACAACCGGTGAAAACCTGACCCTGGATCGTCCCCGCGCCTATCTGGCAACGGTGGGTCGGCGGCTGGTTTGTGATTATTTCCGCCGTCAGTCACTGGAGCGCGCTTATCTCGATATGCTCGCGGCGATGCCCGAGGCTTTTGCCCTGTCGCCGCAGGAGCAATGGCAGATGCGCGAGACGCTGTTGCAGCTCGATGCACTGCTCGATGGTATGAAGCCGGTGGTACGGGCGGTATTTCTGTTGGCGCAGATTGACGGCCTGACCTACGTGCAGATCGCCCGCCAGCTGGGCATTGGTGAGCGCACCGTCAAACGCCATATGGCCAGTGCCTTCGAAGCCTGCATTCTCTGCGATATCGGCTTGTAA
- a CDS encoding zinc-dependent peptidase has product MWSFGKWRRARTLKRNPVPDALWQRVLERLPILDGLGDEQLAWLRDACVLFLQDKHLTTLPGVTLDDEQRLLLAAQAQLPLLNLGELNWYQGFHELVIYPDDFLSPQRYRDSSGVEHQYDGEHSGEAWYQGPVIFAWAGVASSGGWEAYNLVIHELAHKLDMLNGDANGLPPLHSDMRVSAWASAMQGAFDDMNRQLDADPDCETAIDPYAAENPAEFFAVTSEYFFSGPDLLHEAYPEVYEQLKLFYRQDPLARLQQLQRDDPAYQQVDAHEAVENPAG; this is encoded by the coding sequence ATGTGGTCATTCGGCAAATGGCGCCGGGCACGCACCCTCAAGCGCAACCCGGTGCCAGACGCGCTCTGGCAGCGGGTGCTGGAGCGCCTGCCGATCCTTGACGGGCTGGGCGACGAGCAACTCGCCTGGCTGCGTGACGCCTGTGTACTGTTCCTGCAAGACAAACACCTCACCACCCTGCCCGGCGTGACCCTGGACGACGAACAGCGCCTGCTGCTGGCCGCCCAGGCGCAATTGCCGTTGCTCAATCTGGGCGAGCTGAACTGGTATCAGGGTTTTCATGAACTGGTGATCTATCCCGACGACTTCCTCAGCCCGCAGCGTTATCGCGACAGCAGCGGCGTGGAACACCAGTACGACGGTGAGCACAGCGGCGAAGCCTGGTATCAGGGCCCGGTGATTTTCGCCTGGGCCGGCGTTGCGTCCAGCGGCGGCTGGGAAGCCTATAACCTGGTGATCCACGAACTGGCGCACAAGCTCGACATGCTCAACGGCGACGCCAACGGTCTGCCGCCACTGCACAGTGACATGCGCGTCAGCGCCTGGGCCAGCGCCATGCAGGGTGCCTTTGACGACATGAACCGCCAACTGGATGCCGATCCAGACTGCGAAACCGCCATCGACCCCTACGCAGCGGAAAACCCGGCCGAGTTCTTTGCCGTCACCAGCGAATACTTTTTCAGCGGTCCGGACCTGCTGCACGAGGCATATCCCGAGGTGTATGAACAACTGAAGCTGTTCTACCGCCAGGACCCACTGGCGCGCCTGCAACAGCTGCAACGTGATGACCCGGCCTACCAGCAAGTTGATGCTCACGAGGCCGTCGAGAACCCGGCCGGCTAA
- the ppa gene encoding inorganic diphosphatase — MSYSKIPAGKDVPNDIYVAIEIPANHAPIKYEIDKDSDTLFVDRFMATPMFYPANYGFIPNTLADDGDPLDVLVVTPYPVAPGSVIRARPVGILHMTDDGGGDAKVIAVPHDKLSQLYVDVKEYTDLPALLLEQIKHFFENYKDLEKGKWVKIEGWGNADAARAEISKSVAAFKG; from the coding sequence ATGAGCTACAGCAAGATTCCGGCTGGCAAAGACGTGCCAAACGACATCTACGTCGCGATCGAGATCCCGGCCAACCACGCGCCGATCAAATACGAAATCGACAAGGACTCCGACACCCTGTTCGTTGACCGTTTCATGGCCACCCCGATGTTCTACCCGGCCAACTACGGTTTCATCCCTAACACCCTGGCTGACGACGGCGACCCGCTGGACGTACTGGTCGTGACCCCTTACCCGGTCGCCCCAGGTTCGGTAATCCGCGCCCGTCCCGTTGGCATCCTGCACATGACCGACGACGGCGGCGGCGATGCCAAAGTCATCGCAGTGCCTCACGACAAGCTGAGCCAGCTGTATGTTGACGTGAAGGAATACACTGACCTGCCAGCCCTGCTGCTGGAGCAGATCAAGCACTTCTTCGAGAACTACAAAGACCTCGAAAAAGGCAAGTGGGTCAAGATCGAAGGCTGGGGCAACGCTGACGCGGCCCGCGCCGAGATCAGCAAGTCGGTTGCCGCCTTCAAAGGCTGA
- a CDS encoding LexA family transcriptional regulator, with product MNTSGDRLRTLLRECHLSATDFAANRRVTPQHVNNWFKRGIPMARLDEVAELLSVSPRWLRTGEGPKHPTEPANEGDGGEPTPGPAPASLADVEIQVFQQAEAGQHVLSEVAGRKIRLPRHTLDELNIHPKDAMCLSMNGNSMADRLHNGSLLGIDRNTTQVIDGEMYALEHGGLLRIRYLYRLPNGGLRLRSHNNHEYPDESFNAEQIHQQGIRVLGWVFWWSTLNQRKNPPAAS from the coding sequence ATGAATACATCAGGTGATCGACTACGTACCCTTCTGCGCGAGTGCCATCTCTCCGCCACGGACTTCGCCGCCAACCGCCGGGTCACGCCGCAGCACGTGAACAACTGGTTCAAACGCGGCATTCCCATGGCACGCCTGGACGAAGTGGCCGAACTGCTCAGCGTCTCGCCACGCTGGCTGCGCACCGGCGAAGGCCCCAAACACCCCACAGAGCCTGCCAACGAGGGTGATGGCGGCGAGCCAACGCCCGGCCCGGCACCCGCCAGCCTGGCGGATGTGGAAATACAGGTGTTCCAACAGGCCGAAGCCGGCCAGCACGTACTGAGTGAAGTCGCTGGCCGCAAGATTCGTCTGCCGCGCCATACCCTGGATGAACTGAACATTCACCCCAAAGACGCCATGTGCCTGAGCATGAACGGCAACAGCATGGCCGACCGTCTGCACAACGGCTCGCTACTGGGCATCGACCGCAACACCACCCAGGTCATCGACGGTGAGATGTACGCCCTGGAGCACGGCGGCCTGCTACGCATCCGCTACCTGTACCGCCTGCCCAACGGCGGCCTGCGCTTGCGTAGCCACAACAACCACGAATACCCGGACGAATCATTCAACGCCGAACAGATTCACCAGCAAGGCATCCGCGTACTGGGCTGGGTGTTCTGGTGGTCAACCCTCAACCAGCGAAAAAATCCTCCGGCCGCCAGCTGA
- a CDS encoding type II toxin-antitoxin system RelE/ParE family toxin gives MTKAVIPRILANKDIEEIIDYYLAEQAEQAALGFIDALEKAYACLSSHPASGISRYAHELSIPGLSCWPLRRYPYLVFYMEREDHIDVWRVLHGRYDIPERVMERFCGPDFQLS, from the coding sequence ATGACCAAGGCTGTCATTCCGAGGATCTTGGCCAACAAGGATATAGAAGAGATTATCGACTATTACCTGGCCGAGCAGGCTGAACAGGCCGCGCTTGGCTTTATTGATGCGTTGGAAAAGGCTTACGCTTGCCTCAGTAGTCATCCAGCGTCGGGTATATCCCGTTATGCCCATGAGTTGAGCATTCCTGGCCTGTCGTGCTGGCCGTTGAGACGTTATCCCTACCTGGTCTTTTATATGGAGCGCGAAGATCATATTGATGTATGGCGCGTTTTACATGGCCGGTATGATATCCCTGAACGGGTGATGGAGCGCTTTTGCGGGCCAGATTTCCAGTTGTCTTGA